Proteins from one Vicinamibacterales bacterium genomic window:
- a CDS encoding ATP-binding protein codes for MRRVVRPEYTADYLALAYGLAYCGWLCVRTPGTPATLFVAEVAFYPLGLAVGWLYLRNAGVPGLERRTRLGWTLLGFGAFVLWILGATWSSFIGSVGSATDPAWDGPLEILQQLLLVAAFLVFPGRTVTSRGRRRLAADFGLILVAGFVLAYHYGTRAAARASPASPSEVAYVQSVLDWVVFVALAVGVLQKREGATRGAFLWLLVANTLYLAANYQLAGTPTYHSGDSVDGIWFAAWACRWTAARSAWHRYRAAPVTSLRAADTPVSDLRGGLFSYALVAGTFALLVGRVTFGEREHLEMFVLSATVMAGLLLIRQVVELRENRRVFEGHLAQEARFRSLVQNASDVVLIIDERECVSYVSASADRILGPRAIVPGVRLADLLPNEDVADLAATFAKAPGGVARRQTRLRAASGEWRAVEIAATDLRADPAVGGIVLNCRDVTERSELEDQLRQAQKLDAVGHLAGGLAHDFNNVLTVIRGYAQLVRDDFPPSSRAGMDLQNIEEAVDRAAAVTQKLLAFSREQAVHRTVLDLNAVLRGLSPLLRQLLTDRIEVDIDFGVGLWTIRADQSQMEQVIVNLVSNARDAMPQGGRVRISTANRILTAPMPATGGLPAGDYIALVVSDQGTGMSDEVRERIFEPFFSTKPKDEGLGLGLAMVHGIVTHSGGRVVVESAVGRGTTCTILLPRGVEDRAS; via the coding sequence CTATTGCGGCTGGCTCTGCGTCCGAACGCCCGGAACGCCGGCCACCCTCTTCGTTGCTGAAGTCGCCTTCTACCCCCTCGGGCTGGCCGTCGGCTGGCTGTACCTCCGAAACGCCGGCGTGCCGGGTCTGGAACGCCGAACCCGTCTTGGCTGGACGCTCCTCGGCTTCGGCGCCTTCGTCCTCTGGATTCTCGGCGCCACGTGGTCGAGTTTCATTGGCTCGGTCGGCAGCGCGACGGATCCCGCCTGGGATGGCCCGCTGGAAATCCTCCAACAGCTCCTCCTGGTTGCTGCGTTTCTGGTCTTTCCCGGACGCACGGTGACCTCTCGTGGCAGAAGACGTCTCGCGGCGGACTTCGGGCTGATCCTGGTCGCCGGCTTCGTGCTGGCCTATCACTACGGCACGCGCGCCGCAGCCCGGGCTTCGCCGGCGAGCCCCTCGGAAGTGGCGTACGTGCAGTCCGTGCTCGACTGGGTGGTGTTCGTCGCCTTGGCGGTGGGCGTGCTGCAGAAACGGGAGGGCGCGACGCGCGGCGCCTTCCTGTGGTTGCTGGTGGCCAACACGCTGTACCTGGCCGCCAATTACCAGTTGGCGGGAACGCCCACCTATCATTCTGGCGACAGCGTGGACGGGATCTGGTTCGCTGCCTGGGCCTGTCGGTGGACGGCCGCCCGATCTGCGTGGCACCGCTATCGAGCGGCGCCGGTCACGAGCCTTCGCGCTGCCGACACGCCGGTCAGCGACCTCCGTGGCGGCCTGTTCTCGTACGCGCTCGTCGCGGGAACGTTTGCGCTTCTCGTCGGACGGGTGACGTTCGGCGAACGCGAGCACCTCGAGATGTTCGTGCTCTCGGCCACGGTCATGGCCGGCTTGCTTCTGATCAGGCAGGTGGTGGAACTGCGCGAGAACCGGCGTGTCTTCGAAGGTCATCTCGCGCAGGAGGCCCGTTTTCGCTCCCTCGTCCAGAACGCGTCGGACGTTGTGCTGATCATCGATGAACGCGAATGCGTGTCGTACGTCAGCGCTTCGGCAGATCGCATACTTGGCCCACGCGCCATCGTCCCGGGAGTTCGCCTGGCCGACCTCCTTCCGAACGAGGATGTCGCGGACCTCGCGGCCACCTTCGCCAAGGCTCCGGGGGGCGTGGCCCGGCGGCAGACGAGGCTGCGCGCCGCCAGCGGCGAATGGCGTGCCGTCGAAATCGCGGCCACCGACTTGCGGGCCGATCCGGCCGTCGGCGGAATCGTGCTCAACTGTCGCGACGTGACCGAGCGCAGCGAACTCGAGGACCAGCTCCGCCAGGCGCAGAAGCTCGATGCCGTCGGCCATCTCGCGGGCGGATTGGCTCACGACTTCAACAACGTGTTGACGGTCATCCGCGGGTACGCCCAGTTGGTCCGCGACGACTTCCCGCCGTCGTCTCGGGCGGGAATGGATCTTCAGAACATCGAAGAGGCCGTCGACCGTGCCGCGGCCGTGACCCAGAAACTGCTGGCCTTCAGCCGGGAGCAGGCCGTTCACCGAACCGTGCTGGATCTGAATGCGGTGCTGCGCGGACTCAGTCCGCTGCTACGGCAGTTGCTGACGGATCGAATCGAGGTGGACATCGACTTCGGGGTCGGGCTGTGGACCATCAGGGCCGACCAGAGCCAGATGGAACAGGTCATCGTCAACCTGGTCAGCAACGCGCGTGACGCGATGCCGCAGGGTGGCCGCGTGCGAATCAGCACCGCCAATCGCATTCTCACCGCACCGATGCCGGCAACCGGTGGCTTGCCGGCGGGCGATTACATCGCTCTCGTCGTCAGTGACCAGGGCACCGGGATGTCGGACGAGGTGCGCGAGCGCATCTTCGAGCCGTTCTTCTCGACCAAGCCGAAGGATGAGGGTCTCGGACTTGGGCTCGCGATGGTCCACGGCATCGTCACCCACTCCGGAGGACGCGTGGTCGTCGAGAGCGCCGTGGGCCGCGGCACGACGTGCACGATCCTGCTTCCGCGCGGCGTGGAGGACCGCGCGTCATGA